One window from the genome of Paracoccus zhejiangensis encodes:
- a CDS encoding acyl-CoA dehydrogenase family protein, with protein sequence MDFALSEEQQAIFDMARDFGETRIAPYSRAWEADGTIPKDLWTEIAQLGFGGLYVSEDYGGSGLSRLDATLVFEALAMADPSVGSFLSIHNMCGGMIDKFGSPETKSRWLPGLCSMEKVFSYCLTEPGSGSDAAALRTRAERTNEDYRLNGTKAFISGGGYSDAYVVMVRTGEDGPKGISTVIVEDGTPGLSFGAMEDKMGWRAQPTAQVQFDDCTVPAENLLGHEGKGFSYAMAGLDGGRLNISAGALGGAQGALNATLAYMGERRAFGQSLDQFQALQFRLAEMETALQSARIFLRQAAWKLDTGAPDATKFCAMAKLYVTDRAFEVANHCLQLHGGYGYLADYGIEKIVRDLRVHQILEGTNEIMRLIVGRALLSERG encoded by the coding sequence ATGGATTTCGCGCTGAGCGAGGAGCAGCAGGCCATATTCGACATGGCCCGCGACTTTGGCGAAACCCGCATCGCGCCCTATTCGCGCGCATGGGAAGCCGACGGCACGATCCCGAAAGACCTCTGGACCGAGATCGCCCAGCTGGGCTTCGGCGGGCTTTATGTCAGCGAGGACTATGGCGGCTCGGGCCTCTCGCGGCTTGACGCGACGCTGGTCTTCGAGGCGCTGGCCATGGCCGATCCCTCGGTCGGCTCGTTCCTCTCGATCCACAACATGTGCGGCGGCATGATCGACAAGTTCGGTAGCCCCGAGACCAAGTCGCGCTGGCTGCCCGGTCTCTGCAGCATGGAGAAGGTTTTCAGCTATTGCCTGACCGAGCCCGGATCGGGCTCGGACGCCGCGGCGCTGCGCACCCGGGCCGAGCGGACGAACGAGGATTATCGCCTGAACGGCACCAAGGCCTTCATCTCGGGCGGCGGCTATTCCGATGCCTATGTGGTGATGGTCCGCACCGGAGAGGACGGGCCGAAGGGCATCAGCACGGTGATCGTCGAGGATGGCACGCCCGGCCTCAGCTTCGGCGCGATGGAGGACAAGATGGGCTGGCGCGCCCAGCCCACCGCGCAGGTGCAGTTCGATGATTGCACCGTCCCGGCGGAAAACCTGCTGGGGCACGAGGGCAAGGGCTTCAGCTATGCCATGGCGGGCCTCGACGGCGGGCGGCTGAACATCAGCGCCGGCGCCCTTGGCGGGGCGCAGGGGGCGCTGAACGCCACGCTGGCCTATATGGGCGAGCGGAGGGCCTTCGGCCAGAGCCTCGACCAGTTTCAGGCGTTGCAGTTCCGGCTGGCCGAGATGGAGACCGCGCTGCAATCGGCGCGCATCTTCCTGCGTCAGGCGGCGTGGAAGCTGGATACCGGCGCGCCCGACGCGACCAAGTTCTGCGCCATGGCCAAGCTCTATGTCACCGACCGCGCCTTCGAGGTGGCCAATCACTGCCTGCAACTGCATGGTGGCTATGGCTACCTGGCCGATTACGGCATCGAGAAGATCGTGCGCGACCTGCGCGTGCACCAGATCCTTGAAGGCACGAATGAAATCATGCGGCTGATCGTCGGCCGCGCGCTTCTGTCCGAACGGGGGTAA
- a CDS encoding enoyl-CoA hydratase/isomerase family protein produces the protein MDDLKIRKTGRAGRITFTRPKALNALTHKMALAIHQALRDWSDDPEVALIVIDAEGDRAFCAGGDIAQVYRGGLEGNHQIGRDFFRDEYQMNAAIADYPKPIVAFMQGFVMGGGVGVGGHASDRIVGDTTQIAMPESTIGLIPDVGGTWLLARAPGRIGEYLMLTSDRMGPGDAIHAGFADYYLPEADWPALIARLEETGSTSVIEGQTPPPAPLADRDLSALGGANLTEIVAALEEAGDEATLKPIRRNSPLSMAAGLAMIRAARGDRRIQDSLAREYRFTYRATEMGDFIEGVRAQIIDKDRKPNWTADASDAHVAAMLASLGDEELNWEDKA, from the coding sequence ATGGACGACCTCAAGATCCGCAAGACCGGCCGCGCCGGCCGCATCACCTTTACCCGCCCCAAGGCGCTGAACGCACTGACGCATAAGATGGCGCTGGCAATCCACCAGGCGCTGAGGGACTGGAGCGACGACCCCGAAGTGGCGCTGATCGTGATCGATGCCGAGGGCGACCGCGCCTTCTGCGCCGGCGGCGACATCGCGCAAGTCTATCGCGGCGGGCTGGAGGGCAATCACCAGATCGGCCGCGACTTCTTCCGCGACGAATACCAGATGAACGCGGCCATTGCCGACTATCCCAAACCCATCGTCGCCTTCATGCAAGGCTTCGTCATGGGCGGCGGTGTCGGTGTCGGCGGCCATGCCAGCGACCGCATCGTCGGTGACACGACGCAGATCGCCATGCCCGAAAGCACCATCGGGCTGATCCCCGATGTCGGCGGCACCTGGCTTCTGGCGCGGGCGCCGGGCCGAATCGGCGAATACCTGATGCTGACCAGCGACCGCATGGGTCCGGGCGACGCCATCCATGCAGGCTTTGCCGATTACTACCTGCCCGAGGCCGACTGGCCCGCCCTGATCGCGCGGCTGGAGGAAACCGGCTCGACCAGCGTGATCGAGGGCCAGACCCCGCCCCCGGCGCCGCTGGCCGATCGCGACCTGTCGGCGCTTGGCGGCGCGAACCTGACCGAGATCGTGGCGGCGCTGGAGGAAGCGGGCGACGAGGCGACGCTGAAACCGATCCGCCGCAACTCGCCCCTGTCGATGGCGGCGGGGCTGGCGATGATCCGCGCGGCGCGCGGCGACCGGCGCATCCAGGACTCGCTGGCGCGCGAATACCGCTTCACCTATCGCGCCACCGAAATGGGCGATTTCATCGAGGGCGTGCGCGCCCAGATCATCGACAAGGACCGCAAGCCCAACTGGACGGCCGATGCCTCGGACGCGCATGTCGCGGCGATGCTGGCATCCCTGGGCGATGAGGAACTGAACTGGGAGGACAAGGCATGA
- the mmsB gene encoding 3-hydroxyisobutyrate dehydrogenase: MKIGFIGLGNMGGPMAANLAKAGHEVAGFDTAAPMPEGVTKADSAAAAATGADVVITMLPNGKILRSVADQVIPAMAEGAVLCDCSTVDVDSARAVAEQANAAGKGALDAPVSGGIGGAQGGTLTFMVGGPDAAFATVQPLFDIMGQKAVHCGEAGAGQAAKICNNMILGVTMIATCEAFALADKLGLDRQKMFDVVSTSSGYSWSMNAYCPAPGIGPKSPADNDYKPGFAAELMLKDLNLSQDAANSAGADTPMGRQARDLYAQFVEHEDGRGKDFSAMLPRFNKLNG, encoded by the coding sequence ATGAAGATCGGATTCATCGGGCTGGGGAACATGGGCGGGCCGATGGCCGCCAATCTGGCCAAGGCCGGGCATGAGGTGGCGGGCTTCGATACCGCCGCACCGATGCCCGAGGGCGTGACCAAGGCGGACAGCGCCGCCGCTGCGGCGACGGGTGCGGATGTGGTCATCACCATGCTGCCCAATGGCAAGATCCTGCGCAGCGTCGCCGACCAGGTCATCCCGGCGATGGCGGAAGGTGCGGTGCTTTGCGACTGCTCGACCGTCGACGTGGACAGCGCCCGTGCCGTGGCAGAGCAGGCCAATGCGGCGGGCAAGGGCGCGCTGGATGCGCCGGTCTCGGGCGGGATCGGCGGGGCGCAGGGCGGCACGCTGACCTTCATGGTCGGCGGCCCGGATGCCGCTTTCGCGACCGTGCAGCCGCTGTTCGACATCATGGGCCAGAAGGCCGTGCATTGTGGCGAAGCAGGTGCCGGCCAGGCCGCGAAGATCTGCAACAACATGATCCTTGGCGTCACCATGATCGCCACCTGCGAGGCCTTCGCGCTGGCCGACAAGCTGGGGCTGGACCGGCAGAAGATGTTCGACGTGGTCTCGACCAGCTCCGGCTATAGCTGGAGCATGAACGCCTATTGCCCCGCCCCGGGCATCGGCCCGAAATCGCCCGCCGACAACGATTACAAGCCGGGTTTCGCCGCCGAACTGATGCTGAAGGACCTGAACCTGTCGCAGGACGCGGCCAATTCGGCCGGGGCCGACACGCCCATGGGCCGGCAGGCGCGCGATCTTTACGCCCAATTTGTCGAACACGAGGATGGCCGTGGCAAGGATTTTTCCGCCATGCTGCCGCGATTCAACAAGTTGAACGGGTAG
- the recN gene encoding DNA repair protein RecN — protein sequence MLRSLDIRDMLLIDRLELTFGPGLNVLTGETGAGKSILLDCLGFVLGWRGRADLVRAGAAQGEVTAVFDLPSDHPARAVLDEAGIEAGDELILRRINGGDGRKTGWVNDRRVSGEVLRQLSDLLVELHGQHDDRGLLNPRGHRALLDAFAGVDLAPTRRTWAARREARAAMAEAQAALEAAKKEEDFLRHAVKELGDLAPESGEEVALDVARRSMQAAERIRGDVARALQMIGPEGAEGAMLDANRWLEGASDRAEGRLDAPIEALGRALVELGEAASGVETALAALDFDPHALEQTEERLFALRALARKHDVLPDDLAGLADELRDRLGRIDAGEERIAALRRAVTDADAGYDAAAAALTATRSKAAGQLDKAVSAELAPLKMERAVFETLVSEAEPGPDGRDAVAFTVATNPGAPAGPLDKIASGGELSRFLLALKVCLARGNDALVLIFDEIDRGVGGATADAVGRRLAKLAHDTQVLVVTHSPQVAALGAHHFQVAKSVTKGMTTSRVAALDDEARINEIARMLAGDKVSDAAVEAARALLAG from the coding sequence ATGCTGCGTTCGCTGGACATTCGCGACATGTTGCTGATCGACCGGCTCGAGCTGACGTTCGGGCCGGGCTTGAACGTGCTGACCGGCGAGACCGGGGCCGGCAAGTCGATCCTGCTGGATTGTCTGGGCTTCGTTCTGGGCTGGCGCGGCCGGGCCGACCTGGTGCGCGCGGGCGCGGCGCAGGGCGAGGTGACGGCGGTGTTCGACCTGCCATCCGATCATCCCGCCCGGGCCGTTCTGGACGAGGCCGGGATCGAGGCCGGGGACGAGCTGATCCTGAGGCGCATCAATGGCGGCGACGGGCGCAAGACCGGATGGGTGAATGACCGCCGCGTCTCGGGCGAGGTGCTGCGGCAGCTTTCGGATCTGCTGGTGGAACTGCACGGCCAGCATGACGACCGGGGCCTGTTGAACCCGCGCGGGCACCGCGCGCTGCTGGATGCCTTTGCCGGGGTGGATCTGGCACCGACCCGGCGGACATGGGCGGCCCGGCGCGAGGCGCGGGCGGCGATGGCCGAGGCGCAGGCAGCGCTGGAGGCAGCGAAGAAGGAAGAGGATTTCCTGCGCCACGCGGTCAAGGAACTGGGTGATCTCGCCCCCGAGTCGGGCGAGGAGGTGGCGCTGGACGTGGCACGGCGGTCTATGCAGGCGGCCGAGCGCATTCGCGGTGACGTGGCACGTGCCCTGCAGATGATCGGACCAGAGGGCGCCGAGGGCGCGATGCTGGATGCCAACCGTTGGCTCGAGGGGGCCTCGGACCGGGCCGAGGGGCGGCTGGACGCGCCGATCGAGGCACTTGGCCGGGCATTGGTGGAACTGGGCGAGGCGGCATCGGGCGTCGAGACGGCGCTGGCGGCACTGGATTTCGACCCCCACGCGCTGGAACAGACCGAGGAGCGGCTGTTCGCCCTGCGTGCGCTGGCGCGCAAGCATGACGTGCTGCCCGATGATCTGGCCGGTCTGGCGGATGAACTGCGCGACCGGCTTGGCCGGATCGACGCCGGCGAGGAGCGGATAGCGGCGCTGCGCCGAGCGGTGACGGATGCCGATGCCGGTTATGACGCGGCGGCGGCGGCGCTAACGGCCACGCGCAGCAAGGCAGCCGGTCAGTTGGACAAGGCGGTTTCCGCCGAGCTGGCGCCGCTGAAGATGGAGCGGGCGGTTTTCGAGACGCTGGTCAGCGAGGCCGAACCCGGTCCCGATGGCCGCGATGCCGTGGCCTTCACCGTCGCCACCAATCCCGGTGCACCGGCGGGACCCTTGGACAAGATCGCCTCGGGCGGCGAGCTGTCGCGGTTCCTGCTGGCGCTGAAGGTCTGCCTGGCGCGGGGCAATGACGCGCTGGTGCTGATCTTCGACGAGATCGACCGGGGTGTTGGCGGTGCCACCGCAGATGCGGTGGGCCGGCGGCTGGCGAAACTCGCCCATGACACGCAGGTTCTGGTCGTCACCCACAGCCCGCAGGTCGCGGCGCTGGGGGCGCATCATTTCCAGGTTGCGAAATCGGTGACCAAGGGCATGACGACCAGTCGGGTCGCGGCGCTGGACGACGAGGCCCGCATCAACGAAATCGCCCGCATGCTGGCGGGCGACAAGGTCTCGGACGCGGCTGTGGAAGCGGCGCGGGCGCTGCTGGCCGGATAG
- a CDS encoding outer membrane protein assembly factor BamD, whose protein sequence is MARSKSSAILLAMLLVASVTAGCSRFGGGQSDAPKNLENFTAEEIYKRGEYELENSRKPEDAVFYFSEIERLYPYSEWAKRALIMQAYGYHRAKNYEEARGAAQRFIDTYPGDEDAAYAKYLLALSYYDQIDEVGRDQGLTFQALQSLRSVIEEYPQSEYARSSILKFDLAFDHLAAKEMEIGRYYLKQGHYSAAINRFRVVVEEFQTTTHTPEALMRLVEAYLALGLNDEAQTAGAILGHNFQSSPFYEDAYAQLRGRGLSATPQGNSWLTNVYRQVVQGRWL, encoded by the coding sequence ATGGCGCGATCGAAATCTTCGGCAATCCTGCTGGCAATGCTGCTTGTGGCATCGGTGACGGCCGGCTGCTCGCGCTTCGGAGGCGGTCAGTCCGACGCGCCGAAGAATCTCGAGAATTTCACCGCCGAGGAAATCTACAAGCGCGGCGAGTACGAGCTGGAGAACAGCCGCAAGCCCGAGGATGCGGTTTTCTATTTCAGCGAGATCGAGCGGCTTTACCCCTATTCCGAATGGGCCAAGCGGGCGTTGATCATGCAGGCCTATGGCTATCACCGGGCCAAGAATTACGAAGAGGCGCGGGGCGCGGCGCAGCGGTTCATCGATACCTATCCGGGTGACGAGGATGCTGCCTATGCGAAATACCTGCTGGCGCTCAGCTATTACGACCAGATCGACGAGGTTGGCCGCGACCAGGGCCTGACCTTCCAGGCGCTGCAATCGCTGCGCTCGGTCATCGAGGAATATCCGCAAAGCGAATATGCCCGCAGCTCGATCCTGAAATTCGACCTGGCCTTCGACCATCTCGCCGCGAAAGAGATGGAAATCGGCCGCTATTACCTGAAGCAGGGTCATTATTCCGCCGCGATCAACCGCTTCCGCGTGGTGGTCGAGGAATTCCAGACCACCACCCACACGCCCGAGGCGCTGATGCGTCTGGTCGAGGCCTATCTGGCCCTTGGCCTCAACGACGAGGCGCAGACGGCCGGTGCGATCCTGGGCCACAACTTCCAGTCCTCGCCCTTCTACGAGGATGCCTATGCCCAGCTGCGCGGACGCGGGCTGTCGGCGACGCCGCAGGGCAACAGCTGGCTGACCAATGTCTACCGCCAGGTGGTGCAGGGGCGCTGGCTGTGA
- the lpxC gene encoding UDP-3-O-acyl-N-acetylglucosamine deacetylase: MQATIKSKAEFAGVGLHSGAPARLVINPAPAGHGIVFRRLDLDGVENRIAARWDNVTLSPLCTLLDNGQGATLSTVEHIMAALAGTGIHNALVDVDGPEVPILDGSSQPFVRGILKVGIRLQGKTQRAIRVLRPVEVREGEVFARLEPADHLEIDFQIDFTDAAIGHQEKRLDMANGAFLRELADSRTFCRQSDVDAMRANGLALGGTYENAVVIDGAKVLSPGGLRHSDEAVRHKMLDAMGDLALAGAPLLARYTGHRAGHAMTNKVLRALFAQPDAWEWVEVSAELENRLPGAGVSAYGPLAGNEAVLG; the protein is encoded by the coding sequence ATGCAGGCAACGATCAAAAGCAAGGCAGAGTTCGCGGGCGTCGGGTTGCACTCGGGTGCCCCCGCGCGTCTGGTGATCAACCCCGCCCCGGCTGGTCACGGCATCGTCTTCCGCCGCCTGGACCTCGACGGGGTCGAGAACCGCATTGCCGCCCGTTGGGACAATGTCACGCTGTCGCCGCTCTGCACGCTCCTGGACAATGGTCAGGGAGCGACGCTGTCGACGGTCGAGCATATCATGGCCGCGCTGGCCGGCACCGGCATCCACAACGCGCTGGTTGACGTGGACGGGCCGGAAGTGCCGATCCTCGACGGGTCGAGCCAGCCCTTCGTGCGTGGCATCCTGAAAGTCGGCATCCGCCTGCAGGGCAAGACGCAGCGCGCCATTCGCGTGTTGCGCCCGGTCGAGGTGCGCGAGGGCGAGGTCTTTGCCCGGCTCGAGCCGGCGGATCACCTCGAGATCGATTTCCAGATCGATTTCACCGATGCCGCTATCGGCCATCAGGAAAAGCGGCTGGACATGGCCAATGGCGCCTTCCTGCGCGAACTGGCCGACAGCCGCACCTTCTGCCGCCAGTCCGATGTCGACGCCATGCGCGCGAACGGTCTCGCGCTCGGTGGTACCTACGAGAACGCGGTCGTCATCGATGGCGCCAAGGTACTGTCGCCGGGCGGGCTGCGCCATTCCGATGAGGCCGTCCGCCACAAGATGCTGGACGCGATGGGTGACCTGGCGCTGGCCGGTGCGCCGCTTCTGGCGCGCTATACCGGCCACCGTGCGGGCCATGCCATGACCAACAAGGTGCTGCGCGCGCTGTTTGCCCAGCCCGATGCCTGGGAATGGGTCGAGGTCTCGGCCGAGCTCGAGAATCGCCTGCCCGGTGCCGGCGTCTCGGCCTATGGTCCGCTGGCCGGAAACGAGGCGGTTCTGGGCTGA
- the ftsZ gene encoding cell division protein FtsZ — MNLNLMMNDQDELKPRITVFGVGGAGGNAVNNMIEKQLDGVEFVVANTDAQALAGSRAEQRIQIGPKVTEGLGAGAKPSIGAKAAEETIEDIVDHLMGAHMCFITAGMGGGTGTGAAPIIAQAAREMGILTVGVVTKPFQFEGTKRMRQAEEGVEALQKVVDTLIIIPNQNLFRLANEKTTFTEAFAMADDVLYQGVKGVTDLMVRPGLINLDFADVRAVMDEMGKAMMGTGEASGDNRAVEAAERAIANPLLDEISLNGAKGVLINITGGYDLTLFELDEAANIIRDKVDADANIIVGSTLDPSMDGTLRVSVVATGIDAEPSVAEVPTPRRSMSEPLTQNPTVGQKAREEDLPVPPRRAPAPAAPVAETRPAAPVAEQRPAIGDDDMPPAGWTRPQPAAKPAVATPEVEDELAGYYTPKAPGQDRVTVKPEVMARLQRAVENHGERQARGAAPTPQANAQQSRMGGLGRLIERVAGHGEGAAAKPAASTIAERVSERVASRARQSESDFDNLASPDAGEDNVEIPAFLRRQAN; from the coding sequence ATGAACCTCAATCTGATGATGAACGATCAAGACGAACTGAAGCCGCGGATCACGGTCTTTGGCGTCGGCGGCGCGGGCGGCAACGCGGTCAACAACATGATCGAGAAGCAGCTCGACGGGGTCGAGTTCGTGGTTGCCAATACCGACGCGCAGGCTCTGGCCGGGTCGCGGGCCGAACAGCGCATCCAGATCGGTCCGAAAGTGACCGAGGGTCTGGGCGCCGGCGCGAAACCCTCGATCGGCGCCAAGGCGGCCGAGGAAACCATCGAGGACATCGTTGACCACCTGATGGGCGCCCATATGTGCTTCATCACCGCCGGCATGGGCGGCGGCACCGGCACCGGCGCCGCCCCGATCATCGCCCAGGCCGCCCGCGAGATGGGCATCCTGACCGTCGGCGTGGTGACCAAGCCCTTCCAGTTCGAAGGCACCAAGCGGATGCGTCAGGCCGAAGAGGGCGTCGAGGCCCTGCAGAAGGTCGTCGACACGCTGATCATCATCCCGAACCAGAACCTGTTCCGTCTGGCCAATGAGAAGACCACCTTCACCGAAGCCTTCGCCATGGCCGATGACGTGCTGTATCAGGGCGTCAAGGGCGTGACCGACCTGATGGTGCGTCCGGGCCTGATCAACCTCGACTTTGCCGACGTTCGCGCGGTGATGGACGAGATGGGCAAGGCGATGATGGGCACCGGCGAGGCCTCGGGCGACAACCGCGCCGTCGAAGCCGCCGAGCGTGCCATTGCCAACCCGCTGCTGGACGAGATCAGCCTGAACGGCGCGAAGGGCGTGCTGATCAACATCACCGGCGGTTACGACCTGACCCTGTTTGAACTGGACGAGGCGGCGAACATCATCCGCGACAAGGTGGATGCCGATGCCAACATCATCGTCGGCTCGACGCTGGACCCGTCGATGGACGGCACGCTGCGCGTCTCGGTCGTGGCGACCGGCATCGATGCCGAGCCGTCGGTGGCCGAGGTTCCGACCCCGCGCCGCAGCATGTCCGAGCCGCTGACCCAGAACCCGACCGTTGGTCAAAAGGCCCGTGAGGAAGACCTGCCGGTGCCGCCGCGCCGCGCGCCGGCCCCCGCCGCGCCCGTGGCCGAGACCCGTCCGGCCGCCCCGGTGGCCGAGCAGCGTCCGGCGATCGGTGATGACGACATGCCGCCCGCGGGCTGGACCCGTCCGCAGCCCGCCGCCAAGCCCGCCGTCGCGACCCCCGAGGTCGAGGATGAACTGGCTGGCTATTACACGCCGAAAGCCCCGGGTCAGGACCGCGTGACGGTGAAGCCCGAGGTGATGGCCCGCCTGCAGCGCGCGGTCGAGAATCACGGCGAGCGTCAAGCCCGCGGCGCCGCTCCGACCCCGCAGGCCAATGCCCAGCAAAGCCGCATGGGTGGCCTTGGCCGCCTGATCGAGCGGGTTGCCGGTCACGGCGAAGGCGCTGCCGCCAAGCCCGCCGCCAGCACGATTGCCGAGCGCGTGAGCGAGCGTGTGGCCAGCCGTGCGCGCCAGAGCGAATCCGATTTCGACAATCTTGCCAGCCCTGATGCCGGCGAAGACAATGTTGAAATCCCGGCCTTCCTGCGCCGTCAGGCGAACTGA
- the ftsA gene encoding cell division protein FtsA: MTDLYQTQRAMRNMRRAAMQRGVIGILDIGTSKIACLVLKFDGSGTTREADGVGPMAGQAEFKVIGAATTRARGMRGGEIETMAETERAVRTVVAAAQKMAGVRVDHVIACLSGGRPSSYGLAGEITLEQGKVTEHDVASVLAACDAPDFGRGREVLHAQPVNFAVDHRSGLGDPRDHAGNRLACDMHVLTVDGDAIGNLLHCIRRCDLELAGVASASYAAGRASLVEDEQELGAACIDLGGGGTGVSIFIKKHMIYADWVRIGGHLITQDISQGLRVPYAVAERLKTLNGGIEATGRDDREMLEVGGETGDWESDRRSVSRSDVIGIMRPRVEEILEEVRQRLDAAGFDSLPSQQIVLTGGGSQIPGLDGLATRILGPNVRCGRPLRIDGLAHQLTDPSFASAVGLALFAAHPQDEWWDFEMPADRYSARSLRRAYRWFRNNW, from the coding sequence ATGACCGATCTTTACCAGACGCAACGCGCCATGCGGAACATGCGCCGCGCCGCCATGCAACGCGGCGTGATCGGCATTCTCGATATCGGCACCTCGAAGATCGCCTGCCTCGTGCTGAAATTCGATGGCTCGGGCACCACGCGCGAGGCCGATGGCGTCGGACCGATGGCCGGGCAGGCCGAGTTCAAGGTGATCGGCGCTGCCACCACCCGCGCCCGCGGGATGCGCGGCGGCGAGATCGAGACCATGGCCGAGACCGAGCGCGCGGTGCGCACCGTGGTCGCGGCGGCGCAGAAGATGGCCGGGGTCCGGGTCGATCACGTCATCGCCTGCCTCTCGGGCGGCCGTCCGTCCTCCTATGGCCTGGCCGGAGAGATCACGCTGGAGCAGGGCAAGGTCACCGAACATGACGTGGCCTCGGTTCTGGCGGCCTGCGACGCGCCGGATTTCGGCCGAGGGCGCGAGGTGCTGCACGCGCAGCCGGTGAATTTCGCCGTTGATCACCGCAGCGGCCTGGGCGATCCGCGCGACCATGCCGGCAACCGGCTGGCCTGTGACATGCATGTGCTGACCGTAGATGGCGATGCGATCGGCAACCTGCTGCACTGCATCCGCCGCTGCGATCTGGAACTGGCGGGCGTGGCCAGCGCCTCCTATGCGGCGGGGCGCGCCAGCCTGGTCGAGGATGAGCAGGAACTGGGCGCGGCCTGCATCGATCTGGGCGGCGGCGGCACCGGCGTGTCGATCTTCATCAAGAAGCACATGATCTATGCCGATTGGGTGCGCATCGGCGGGCACCTGATCACTCAGGACATCAGCCAGGGCCTGCGCGTGCCCTATGCCGTGGCCGAACGGCTGAAGACCCTGAATGGCGGCATCGAGGCCACCGGCCGCGACGACCGCGAGATGCTCGAGGTGGGCGGCGAGACCGGCGATTGGGAATCCGACCGACGCAGCGTCAGCCGCAGCGACGTGATCGGCATCATGCGCCCAAGGGTCGAGGAAATTCTGGAAGAGGTCCGTCAACGGCTGGACGCGGCGGGCTTTGACTCGCTGCCCAGCCAGCAGATCGTGCTGACCGGCGGCGGCAGCCAGATCCCCGGGCTGGACGGTCTGGCGACCCGCATTCTGGGGCCCAATGTCCGCTGCGGGCGGCCTCTGCGCATCGACGGGCTGGCGCATCAGCTGACCGATCCCAGCTTCGCCAGCGCCGTCGGTCTGGCGCTGTTTGCCGCCCATCCGCAGGACGAATGGTGGGACTTCGAAATGCCCGCCGACCGCTATTCCGCGCGCAGCCTGCGCCGGGCCTATCGCTGGTTCCGCAACAACTGGTGA
- a CDS encoding cell division protein FtsQ/DivIB, protein MASLSDQHGAPKPKRDPAPSRLQYRLERMWLRPLYRRFLRIGLPAFLLAMTVGIWLSDEDRRAMLSEGIDGLVDKVQSREEFQVRMMTIEGASPAVDKALRAMLPVDLPASSFDIDLTALRLQVLALDAVETIELRIKPGGILSAVVTERQPALLWRHARGIDMLDKTGHRVAGVTSREMRPDLPIISGDGADQVTAEALALIDAAGPILPRLRGLQRQGERRWDVVLDHGQRILLPERGSIVAMERAIKLQREQDVLGRDISVIDLRDGERPIIRMGIDARNTIRGARGLPLLGPDGQVLPDQDKTGG, encoded by the coding sequence GTGGCGAGCCTGAGCGATCAGCACGGGGCCCCGAAGCCCAAGCGCGACCCGGCGCCCTCGCGGCTGCAATACCGGCTGGAACGGATGTGGCTCAGGCCGCTCTATCGCCGCTTTCTGCGGATCGGGTTGCCGGCCTTCCTGCTGGCGATGACCGTCGGCATCTGGCTGTCGGACGAGGATCGCCGGGCGATGCTGTCCGAAGGGATCGACGGGTTGGTCGACAAGGTCCAGTCGCGCGAGGAATTCCAGGTCCGGATGATGACCATCGAGGGTGCCTCGCCCGCCGTCGACAAGGCGCTGCGGGCGATGCTGCCGGTGGATCTGCCGGCCTCGAGCTTCGACATCGACCTGACCGCGCTGCGCCTGCAGGTGCTGGCACTGGATGCGGTCGAGACCATCGAACTCAGGATCAAGCCGGGCGGCATCCTGTCGGCGGTGGTGACCGAGCGTCAGCCGGCGCTGCTCTGGCGCCATGCGCGCGGCATCGACATGCTGGACAAGACCGGACACCGCGTCGCCGGCGTCACCTCGCGCGAGATGCGGCCCGATTTGCCGATCATCTCGGGCGACGGGGCCGATCAGGTGACCGCCGAGGCGCTGGCGCTGATCGATGCCGCCGGCCCGATCCTGCCGCGGCTGCGCGGCTTGCAGCGGCAGGGCGAACGGCGGTGGGACGTGGTGCTGGATCACGGCCAGCGCATCCTGCTGCCCGAGCGCGGTTCCATCGTCGCGATGGAGCGCGCCATCAAGTTGCAGCGGGAACAGGACGTGCTGGGCCGCGACATCAGCGTGATCGACCTGCGCGACGGCGAGCGTCCGATCATCCGCATGGGGATCGATGCCAGAAACACCATCCGCGGCGCGCGCGGCCTGCCCCTGTTGGGGCCGGACGGGCAGGTGCTGCCGGATCAGGACAAGACGGGGGGCTAG